The proteins below are encoded in one region of Apium graveolens cultivar Ventura chromosome 4, ASM990537v1, whole genome shotgun sequence:
- the LOC141717610 gene encoding malate synthase, glyoxysomal, with amino-acid sequence MVGMETYGYNAPMSKKIGAAYDVPEGVDIRGRYDGEFAKILTKDALQFVAGLQREFRNHIKYAMECRKEAKERYNRGGLPGFDPATRYVREGEWSCAPVPSAVADRRVEITGPVERKMIINALNSGAKVFMADFEDALSPSWENLMRGQVNLKDAVDGTISFHDQARNKVYKLNDQTAKLFVRPRGWHLPEAHIFIDGEPATGCLVDFGLYFYHNYAAFRRNQGEGYGPFFYLPKMENSREAKIWNNVFERAEKMAGIEKGSIRATVLIETLPAVFQMDEILYELRDHSVGLNCGRWDYIFSYVKTFQSHPDRLLPDRVLVGMNQHFMRSYSDLLIRTCHRRGVHAMGGMAAQIPIRDDPKANEAALELVRKDKLREVMAGHDGTWAAHPGLIPAIMEVFTNNMGNSPNLIKTVKREDASNITEEDLIQRPRGVRTMEGLRLNTRVGIQYVAAWLTGTGSVPLYNLMEDAATAEISRVQNWQWIKYGVELDGDELGVKVTRGLFGRIVEEEMARIEKEVGREKFKKGMYAEAGKIFTRQCLAPILDDFLTLDAYNRIVIHHPKTASKL; translated from the exons ATGGTGGGAATGGAGACTTATGGATACAATGCACCAATGTCGAAAAAGATAGGTGCAGCTTATGATGTACCTGAGGGTGTCGATATCAGGGGACGATACGATGGAGAGTTTGCGAAAATTCTTACTAAGGATGCTCTGCAGTTTGTTGCTGGATTGCAGAGGGAGTTCAGGAACCATATTAAGTATGCAATGGAGTGCAGAAAGGAGGCGAAAGAACGGTACAACAGAGGCGGATTGCCAGGGTTTGATCCTGCTACGAGATACGTTAGGGAAGGGGAGTGGAGCTGTGCACCTGTTCCATCTGCGGTGGCTGATCGGAGAGTTGAAATTACAGGTCCTGTTGAGAGGAAGATGATTATTAATGCACTCAACTCTGGTGCCAAGGTTTTCATG GCTGATTTTGAAGATGCACTTTCTCCAAGCTGGGAGAATCTTATGAGAGGGCAAGTTAATTTAAAGGACGCTGTTGATGGAACGATAAGCTTCCATGATCAGGCTAGGAACAAGGTCTACAAGCTGAATGATCAAACTGCAAAGCTTTTTGTACGTCCAAGAGGCTGGCACCTACCAGAGGCCCACATCTTCATTGATGGGGAACCTGCAACTGGTTGCCTTGTGGATTTCGGCTTGTACTTTTACCATAATTATGCAGCCTTTCGACGAAATCAAGGTGAAGGGTATGGACCTTTTTTCTATCTCCCAAAGATGGAGAACTCAAG GGAAGCTAAAATTTGGAACAATGTTTTCGAGAGGGCAGAGAAAATGGCTGGAATAGAGAAGGGAAGCATCAGAGCTACTGTACTGATTGAAACACTTCCGGCTGTTTTCCAAATGGATGAAATTCTTTATGAACTGAGAGATCATTCTGTCGGATTGAACTGTGGTAGATGGGACTACATATTCAGCTATGTCAAGACTTTCCAGTCCCACCCTGATCGCCTACTTCCAGACAGGGTACTTGTTGGCATGAATCAGCACTTCATGAGAAGTTACTCTGATCTTCTCATCAGGACCTGCCACAGGCGCGGCGTGCATGCTATGGGAGGCATG GCTGCTCAAATTCCAATCAGGGATGATCCAAAGGCCAATGAAGCAGCACTAGAACTGGTGAGGAAGGATAAACTGAGAGAGGTGATGGCAGGACATGATGGAACTTGGGCAGCGCATCCAGGGCTGATCCCAGCCATAATGGAAGTCTTCACCAACAACATGGGCAACTCTCCAAACCTAATCAAGACCGTGAAACGTGAGGATGCATCAAACATAACTGAAGAAGATCTTATACAGAGGCCTAGAGGAGTCCGAACCATGGAAGGCCTCCGACTCAATACTCGTGTGGGAATCCAGTATGTAGCTGCATGGCTCACCGGGACAGGATCAGTTCCTCTCTATAACCTAATGGAGGATGCAGCTACAGCTGAAATAAGCAGAGTCCAAAACTGGCAGTGGATCAAATACGGCGTGGAATTGGATGGAGATGAACTCGGAGTAAAGGTGACAAGAGGCCTTTTTGGGAGAATAGTTGAAGAAGAGATGGCTAGAATCGAGAAGGAAGTTGGACGTGAAAAGTTCAAGAAGGGAATGTATGCAGAAGCTGgtaagattttcactcgacaatgCCTGGCACCGATACTCGATGATTTCCTGACATTAGATGCTTACAATCGCATTGTCATCCACCATCCCAAGACAGCATCTAAGCTCTGA